One Podospora pseudopauciseta strain CBS 411.78 chromosome 4, whole genome shotgun sequence genomic window, GGGCGTTCGATCAAGGAATTGGATGCTGCAGTATATTGCTTGAGAAATCTTGAGCTTCAACAAACCGCCACCGGGAAGTCTTCAGCGCCACTACGAACCCCTGAACTCTCCGCAACCACCCCCTTTGTGATCAAGAGCCTGTCTGCTATTGCCAAGCTAGACGCTCAGTATGATATTGCCCGCGCTGCGCTGCCACCTCTCTGGGGACCCCATGGACTTCTTCGGTGAAAGGTCATTTCTGCAcaccaaactcctccctccgGCCGCACCTGAGCGACTCTCCACGGCTTTCCACCAGCCAAAGAACGGCGAGCATAAGCCCTCTGGAGCGTGAGGGTAAACCCTTTACCATCGACGAGGTAGAAATGCGCGTTTGTCAGGTCTTTAAATGGCCGCAGCAGCACTTTTCAGCACTTAGGAAGGCAGCAGGCCTGGGAGATGAAACCGCCTTACTTACCTCAGACAGTCTTTCGGCTCTGTACCGGCATACCGTAATTTGCCAAATGCTTTCCATAGCGCCGAGTGACTGCTTGCGCTTTTTCAAGATTTTTCTCGATGGTACGAAGCCGTTTTGACAGCCCCGAAGCAACTTTGGCTGCCTTGGAGACGTGGACGAAACTGCTCAATGGGGGCTGGACGCTTGATTCCCTTTGCAGTGTTCTTGATACCTCTGGGGATGGGCGGGACGGGGAGATTTTGTCAAGTTTTTGACTATCACCCCGGAGGAAGCTCAGTCGTTGAGATCGTCAGAGGTCATCAAGCTGGAGGCAGATATCGAGGAGTGAGACATACTCGTCCCTGGAGACTTGAGTTGAGAAAGTCTTCATGTTAACGGCTTGTTCAACCCCCCTTATCAGTCACTCTACCTGCACATCAACTCCGCttttcctcaccaccaacccccaaaaccctccCGCCGCCAGCAAAAGCAAGCCAGAGCACACCCTAAACACCCCCACAAACGCCTTGTCgctctccatcctccccgtAACCAGCAAAGCTACCACCACAAAAACGTTGAGCGGTATCCTCAGAAACCCGTACACCTGGCTCCTGACCCCATCATCGATCAACTTCCCCTTTAAAAACCCCATAGTAGGGAAATACATCCCCACACAAGCTTCAAACAGACAAAACACCCAGAAGGTGAACTGCGAAGAGGACGTGTTCGACGCCGCTaagaaaaagcaaagcgATGACACCCCTAAAAGGGAGAGCAACAGCGAGCCAAACGGCAGTCTCTCTGTGATCTTGCCAAAGATCAATGAAGACGCCAGCGTCGAAGCCATAAACGCCGCGAAAATGACACCATAAGGCAGTGACGTCCCTGATgcggaggacgaggaggaggaggaggaggaggactgCAACGCGGGAGCCCAGAAGAAGACAAACAGATACATCGACCCTTCAAACACGGTAGTCGACAGCCCCAGAGCCAGTATCTTCGGGTCAGACAGCGTCTTGAACAACGACTTCTCTTCCTTGGCTTCTTCATCACTCTTTTTATCTGGCCCCCCGTTCAGGGCATAGTTCTCCTTCTGTTATCAGGTCAGCACAATCCATGCCACAACCACAAAAACAGGCAGCTTACCCAagtcatcttcatcacccctcccgcaaccatcaacacccccgccgccaacCAAAACGGCGCTTTATtcgtccccgtccccgccACAAGCCACTCCCCCCCGATCCCGCTCGCTATCGCCACCATACTATTCAACGTGCTCATCACCCCAAACGTCTCGCCTAACcgcccctccaaccccctgTTTTTAAAATCCGAAACCAAGAAACTTTCAAAGACGGTGAACAAGAGACTTGTTCCTAGCCCTCCTAGTATCCTCCCGAGAAAGAGGACTGGTAAAGAAGGGGAGATGGTTGTTAAGAGACAGGAAAGGGCGTAGATGGCGCAGAAGGCGAGGCAGGCTTTCTTGCGGCCGTGGGTGTCGGCTAGGGAGCCGATGAAGGAGCCCGAGATGGCGCCCGAGAGGAAGCCGGttgtgaagaggggggggagggaggagggggagaggaggtgggttgagGTGTAGAGGGGGTAGAGGTAGGGTCCTTGGAGCCAGTCGGAGGTCATGGTGAGGGTGTAGACTGTTAGGAAGGGGGTTagaggggaggtgaggagggattgGAGGGGCGAGGCattttggggtttggggttgggtttgggggagggtgttgatgttggtggggtggggtgggCTTTTTGGCGGGTGTAGAAGAGGGCGGCgttgagggcgaggagggcggttAGGTTCAGGGTGTAGATGGAGGACATTTTGCGGGGGTTGGCATTGGTGAGACTGAGGATGAGGGCTGAGTGTCATCAATTGGGATGATGAAAGATGAATATATGTGATGGTAGAGATGACCGAATGgtcaaacaaaacaagtGGCCTTTTCGAAAATTGTAGacgtggcggtggtggtggtggtggtcaatTACCCGGCTTGAATATTGAAGGCACGGCAAAGACGTGAGAGGCTGTGACGTTGCGTGTTTGGAGTTTCTGGTTGGTCAACGGCACGGATCTCTTGGAAAGAAAATATGAACGGGAAATAAAATTGATGGTGATATATATGTACAAGAGGCGAACAAAACCGCCCGCGGTTCCTGTGATGTCTCTCGATCTCCCTTGTATGGTGCGGTTGATACTCGTCAGGGTTGTCAGTGTTGGTGAAGGCTCAGGGTTGGTGGATAAATGAGTACAAAAGCTGAGTACCCTAACCCTAAATTCCCAACCAAAGGCGGTGAGCTCGGCACAGGTCTTTCCCCACTTTCTGCCGTGGCTGCCCGCCGTCAGTTCCAGGAACAAGCGCCAAAGCTGGGGTTCTGGGCATCCCCGTTCCCGTCGTCGCCTGTCGCCATCATTTTCGCGACAGCATTTGAGCTTCGCCAGCCACGCTCGTTACCACACCCAGAGCCCTTTTCtggaaagaaacaaaagaaattGAAACCGCACGACAATATCTCATTTACTACCAACATCTTCTCCCCATACACTGCTTGCACCCAGGTCCCAGGGAGCTTCGGCCAACAGAAACCGGAAATCCGCAAAGGAGGGCGCCCCAGGGCCAGAAACCGCCAAAATGTCAAACCAGCAGCAAGCTTTGGTCATGGAGACCATAATAGGCATCCGGAAAAAGCTTAAGAGGAAATCCTACGgtacccccccccctccgagTGACACTccctctgctgctgtgacAATGTGCTAACACCATCATGTCGATAGACTCCGACTCCGACTCCTCGATTGACCAACCCACTAACCGCGGAAACAAACTCAAAAAGAGGTCGAGATTCGTCGCGCGAGGGAGGCTTACTGGCTCCGCGGGCCCCGCTGCATATAAAGAGGTGCACACCACGAGACGAAGCCCTCGCAACCCAAGGCTAACTGGATACAGACCGCCGAGCACGCAGGCTACCAAAGAGCCATCATTAACCACAACCCGCCGCTGATTGACGAGGACGGCTACGATATCACgagcgacgacgatgaaCAGGAGGTGCAGGAGGCCATCGCGAGCGCCATGGATGACAACCCGTACTCTGATGTTCACCTCGAACAGATCTTTGCCCCCTTAACCTCGGTTACCGACCTGCCTACACATCCGGCCATGTCGAAACCCTTCACTTCGAAAGCCCTTACCGAATTGGTTGACCAGGCGCGCATCATCATGCAGAGCGAAAATAAGGCGCTTTGGAAGGTCAAGCCTCTGTTGACCAAGCTGGTTGGGGATAATACTTGGGTTCCATGTGGACTTATGAGCGGTCCCAGCGACGCTTCCCTCTTTACAGATCCTACAAGGTTCTTCAATCGCCCCGACCGGCAGCGTCTTCGCCCAGCAGCGCCCCCTGTTGCGGCCCTTACGAATGGGGTAATGTCGGCTCATGAAGGCACATTTGCCGAGTCGGCTGTACGTGAAAGGATCGAGGGCGTTCTTTCGGGGCCAAGTGCTCCAGCTTCGGAAGACACAGTCGATGGAGAAACATTACCAGATGCCCCAGTTGTTACAAACGGCGAGACAAATGCAGAGGCGTCGAAGCCAGCAGAGTGCCCGAAAGAGCCTCCACTAGTGAATGGCGACAGCAAAACAGATGAAAGGCAAGCGGAGGAGGCGCATTCGGGCGACACGACcaaggatgaagaagacgacgaagacgtGGTCATGGCCGAGGCGCCAAAAAGACGAGATATTCTGAACCGACCAGATATTCGACTAGAACCGCCGCGCAGCAATGGTACACCAGCCGTGGCGCCCACAAGCGACCCGTTCGGCCCAGACGCCCCTTTTATACATCCCATGTTTATCGCTCCTCGAGAAGTTCGCCAGGATCGCAACATGGGACTGGCCGAGCACGAGGCAGAAGAGCTGCGGCGATGGTTACAAGCATATGTGCAAAAACAGGAAGAAGTGTGTCGGGGTGCAAAGAAGCTTTATGAACAGCTCCTTCGTGCAGACAGGCTGCGGAAACAGGTGTTGATGTGGGCCAAGGCAGAGGCGCACTGCGGACCAAACAACCACATGTCGGACGGGGAAGACTGGTACgacaaggaggagtgggGCCTGACAGAAGACttgaagaagggagaggacgAAGTGGAAGAGGATGTGGGCACGACAcaaaagaagacgaggaacaGGAAGTAGACTTGTCTGTTGTTTGTTTGATATTTTGGTCAGG contains:
- a CDS encoding hypothetical protein (EggNog:ENOG503NZTA; COG:G), with protein sequence MSSIYTLNLTALLALNAALFYTRQKAHPTPPTSTPSPKPNPKPQNASPLQSLLTSPLTPFLTVYTLTMTSDWLQGPYLYPLYTSTHLLSPSSLPPLFTTGFLSGAISGSFIGSLADTHGRKKACLAFCAIYALSCLLTTISPSLPVLFLGRILGGLGTSLLFTVFESFLVSDFKNRGLEGRLGETFGVMSTLNSMVAIASGIGGEWLVAGTGTNKAPFWLAAGVLMVAGGVMKMTWKENYALNGGPDKKSDEEAKEEKSLFKTLSDPKILALGLSTTVFEGSMYLFVFFWAPALQSSSSSSSSSSASGTSLPYGVIFAAFMASTLASSLIFGKITERLPFGSLLLSLLGVSSLCFFLAASNTSSSQFTFWVFCLFEACVGMYFPTMGFLKGKLIDDGVRSQVYGFLRIPLNVFVVVALLVTGRMESDKAFVGVFRVCSGLLLLAAGGFWGLVVRKSGVDVQVE
- a CDS encoding hypothetical protein (EggNog:ENOG503NY0D; COG:S) codes for the protein MSNQQQALVMETIIGIRKKLKRKSYDSDSDSSIDQPTNRGNKLKKRSRFVARGRLTGSAGPAAYKETAEHAGYQRAIINHNPPLIDEDGYDITSDDDEQEVQEAIASAMDDNPYSDVHLEQIFAPLTSVTDLPTHPAMSKPFTSKALTELVDQARIIMQSENKALWKVKPLLTKLVGDNTWVPCGLMSGPSDASLFTDPTRFFNRPDRQRLRPAAPPVAALTNGVMSAHEGTFAESAVRERIEGVLSGPSAPASEDTVDGETLPDAPVVTNGETNAEASKPAECPKEPPLVNGDSKTDERQAEEAHSGDTTKDEEDDEDVVMAEAPKRRDILNRPDIRLEPPRSNGTPAVAPTSDPFGPDAPFIHPMFIAPREVRQDRNMGLAEHEAEELRRWLQAYVQKQEEVCRGAKKLYEQLLRADRLRKQVLMWAKAEAHCGPNNHMSDGEDWYDKEEWGLTEDLKKGEDEVEEDVGTTQKKTRNRK